A genomic region of Arachis hypogaea cultivar Tifrunner chromosome 5, arahy.Tifrunner.gnm2.J5K5, whole genome shotgun sequence contains the following coding sequences:
- the LOC140184628 gene encoding uncharacterized protein: MESPTYWTQEKHMQFLNTIEASFVRTMLQNSIHRRRFLRLDRHLPDAFDSTLNHRHRNPSCATKQNARSVGLAIIRRTKRSSLSFNSLEDQVVPQVGNEGEAALVIS; the protein is encoded by the exons ATGGAGTCTCCGACATATTGGACACAAGAGAAGCACATGCAATTCCTCAACACCATAGAAGCCTCCTTTGTCCGCACCATGCTCCAAAATAGCATACACCGCCGCCGCTTCCTCCGCCTCGATCGCCACCTCCCGGACGCCTTCGATTCCACCCTCAACCACCGCCACCGCAACCCCAGTTGTGCCACAAAACAGAATGCACGCTCAG TGGGTCTAGCCATCATCAGAAGAACAAAGAGATCATCGTTGTCGTTCAATTCATTAGAGGATCAG GTGGTCCCACAAGTTGGAAACGAAGGTGAAGCTGCGTTAGTGATATCTTAG
- the LOC112802833 gene encoding protein phosphatase inhibitor 2 → MRGRVRWDEANIGEIEANKPVRQKITEPKTPYHPMIDDDSSLSPVRGSFDACIGDENDNHTVHAEAIWSALNDMASSSQKGAGQSGGWSSEDEAEAMDQDGDEKSLRFKEHRKAHYDEFLKVRELRQKGLLEEEEEEEKDEDDGSVVCKGEYESEPSSSLSDGVKEIDIEGKQKVSMPSANGS, encoded by the exons ATGAG GGGACGCGTAAGATGGGACGAGGCTAACATTGGAGAAATTGAGGCAAACAAACCTGTGAGGCAGAAAATTACTGAGCCTAAGACTCCATATCATCCGATGATTGATGACGATA GTTCTCTATCCCCTGTACGAGGAAGttttgatgcatgtattggtgATGAAAATGATAATCACACAGTGCATGCTGAAGCAATATGGAGTGCTCTGAATGACATGGCTTCTAGTAGCCAGAAAGGTGCTGGGCAATCCGGCGGTTGGTCATCTGAGGATGAGGCAGAAGCAATGGATCAAGATGGTGACG AGAAGAGCTTAAGGTTTAAAGAACATAGAAAGGCCCACTATGACGAATTTCTGAAAGTTAGAGAGTTGCGGCAGAAGGGGcttcttgaagaagaagaagaagaagaaaaggatgaGGATGATGGTTCTGTAGTTTGTAAAGGAGAGTATGAATCTGAACCATCGTCTTCACTGAGTGATGGCGTCAAAGAGATAGATATTGAAGGGAAACAAAAAGTTTCAATGCCTTCAGCTAATGGTTCTTAG
- the LOC112802834 gene encoding E3 ubiquitin-protein ligase ATL31: MNFLRYCHVITTIFLLSVPNITAQLAAPSAHRPVVTQNNDGNPSIAIVLVVLIFAFFMTGFCAVYIRHCNESYVVQGAAAANAATAPRGVDPEVLSTFPITVYSTVKHLKTGHSASLQCAVCLSEFKDMDKLRLLPKCSHVFHPECIDAWLASHVTCPVCRAKMKSENMEFKVEIQELEGTANHVFDEMSGRMGEVSCDGNEGGVGEGVDGVVGKCNGTSKVRAFGLLVRSHSTGHSLVEPGKSLERFTLRLPEELRKQILEANHKCSGGSGGMKRSASYDVVLQSEVGEGSSSNKGSKNSRWVLSMTPPFVSRGWGHFSTSSGLAPPNECSTCSGIPRLWGSSAAREEKVCEGREGLQLV; encoded by the coding sequence ATGAATTTCCTCAGGTACTGCCACGTCATCACCACCATCTTCCTTCTATCAGTACCCAACATTACTGCTCAATTGGCGGCTCCGTCAGCTCACCGACCAGTAGTCACCCAAAACAACGACGGAAACCCTTCGATTGCGATTGTTCTCGTCGTTCTCATCTTCGCATTCTTCATGACTGGCTTCTGCGCCGTCTACATTCGCCACTGCAATGAAAGCTACGTCGTTCAGGGAGCTGCCGCTGCCAACGCCGCCACTGCTCCACGTGGTGTCGATCCGGAGGTGCTCTCCACGTTCCCAATTACGGTTTATTCCACCGTGAAGCACCTCAAAACGGGTCACAGTGCGTCGCTTCAGTGCGCTGTGTGCTTGAGCGAGTTCAAGGACATGGACAAGCTCAGACTTTTGCCCAAGTGCAGTCACGTGTTTCACCCCGAGTGCATCGACGCGTGGCTCGCCTCGCACGTGACTTGTCCTGTCTGCAGGGCCAAGATGAAGTCGGAAAACATGGAGTTCAAGGTTGAGATTCAGGAGTTAGAGGGAACTGCCAACCATGTGTTCGATGAAATGTCTGGGAGAATGGGTGAGGTTTCTTGTGATGGGAACGAAGGTGGGGTTGGTGAGGGAGTTGATGGGGTTGTTGGGAAGTGTAATGGGACCTCAAAAGTGAGAGCTTTTGGGTTGTTGGTGAGGTCGCACTCTACGGGTCACTCTCTTGTGGAACCGGGGAAGAGCTTGGAGAGGTTCACTTTGAGGTTGCCTGAGGAATTGAGGAAGCAGATTCTGGAAGCCAATCATAAGTGTAGTGGTGGTAGTGGTGGGATGAAGCGTTCTGCAAGCTACGACGTGGTTTTGCAGAGTGAAGTTGGTGAAGGTAGTAGTAGTAATAAGGGGAGTAAGAATAGCAGGTGGGTGCTGTCTATGACACCTCCGTTTGTTTCTCGCGGTTGGGGTCATTTTAGTACTTCTTCTGGTTTGGCACCGCCGAATGAGTGCTCAACATGCTCTGGGATTCCTAGGCTTTGGGGTTCTTCAGCGGCAAGAGAAGAGAAAGTATGTGAAGGGAGAGAGGGTTTGCAACTGGTGTGA